The Castanea sativa cultivar Marrone di Chiusa Pesio chromosome 11, ASM4071231v1 genome contains a region encoding:
- the LOC142615800 gene encoding cyclic nucleotide-gated ion channel 1-like — protein sequence MDSKRLKIFRFNDRSTEPSLSSGQKSDFEHGLRPRSFRTTVGRVLERLRGRFDRDSERIKSFKKLKSIPYVGDQPKKVPAPTPKKTILDPQGQFLQTWNKVFVLSCVISVAVDPLFFYIPVIQENHIKDKNEDYKCLDADEKLATIACVLRSLFDAFYVLHIIFQFRTGFIAPSSQVFGRGETITDPVAIAKRYLSTYFLIDILSILPLPQVVVCVIIFSKKTKAPLIMKQMLKIAIFSQYVPRLSRLYPLYMEVTRTSGILTQTAWAGAAYNLFLYMLASHVVGAFWYLLAIEREGRCWEEHCHDSGDDLPCGQGRRQSFKCPNESCRYTKPDDIENATGFDFGMFTDVLKNGLVLHTADFKVKLSYCFWWAFRNLGSAGQNLQTSTYIWEIVFAVAISTFGLVLFSLLIGNMQRYLQSTTMRVEEMRVKRTDAERWMSHRMLPEELRVRVRQYQQYKWQLTRGVEEENLLQSLPKDLRRDITRHLCLSLLKSVPMFEKMDSQLFDALCDRLKPVLHTEKSCIILEGDPVDEMLFIMRGNLTTITTNAGEKGNAGDLKAGDFCGEELFAWALNPRSSTSLPTSTRTVIAQTEVEAFVLRAADLKFVAAQFRNLHSRQFQHIFRFYSLQWKTWAAHRIQAAWRRYHERKLYKSLHEAEDGLQGGVTDEAGTSKVEHNGEGKAPKKLLLLPQKPDEPNFNGED from the exons ATGGATTCCAAGCGACTTAAAATTTTCAG GTTTAACGATCGGAGTACAGAACCATCTTTGAGTTCTGGGCAGAAATCTGACTTTGAACATGGACTACGTCCAAGAAGCTTTAGAACAACAGTTGGCAGAGTTTTGGAGAGGCTTCGGGGAAGATTCGATAGGGATTCCGAGAGGATTAAAAGCTTCAAAAAACTGAAAAGCATCCCTTATGTAGGTGATCAGCCAAAAAAAGTGCCAGCTCCTACTCCTAAGAAGACAATTCTTGATCCTCAGGGTCAATTTCTTCAAACTTGGAACAAAGTATTTGTGCTCTCTTGTGTGATATCTGTGGCCGTGGACCCTTTGTTCTTTTACATCCCAGTGATCCAGGAGAACCATATTAAGGACAAGAATGAAGATTACAAATGCCTTGATGCGGACGAAAAACTAGCAACAATTGCTTGTGTTCTTCGTTCACTCTTTGATGCCTTTTATGTACTTCATATAATCTTTCAGTTCCGTACTGGGTTTATTGCCCCTTCTTCTCAAGTCTTCGGAAGGGGTGAGACGATTACTGATCCGGTGGCTATAGCGAAAAGATACTTATCCACATACTTCCTCATTGACATTCTTTCAATTCTTCCATTGCCACAG GTGGTAGTTTGTGTTatcattttctctaaaaaaaccAAAGCTCCATTAATCATGAAGCAAATGTTGAAGATTGCAATCTTCTCACAATATGTGCCTAGACTCTCTCGGCTCTATCCACTATACATGGAAGTAACAAGAACCTCAGGGATACTGACTCAGACAGCATGGGCTGGAGCTGCATATAATCTTTTTCTCTATATGCTAGCCAGTCAC GTAGTTGGAGCATTTTGGTACTTGTTGGCCATTGAACGAGAGGGTAGATGTTGGGAAGAGCACTGTCATGATTCTGGAGATGATCTTCCCTGTGGTCAAGGCCGTCGTCAAAGCTTTAAATGTCCAAATGAGAGCTGTCGTTATACCAAACCTGATGATATTGAAAATGCAACGGGCTTTGACTTTGGAATGTTTACTGACGTTCTCAAGAATGGACTGGTACTACATACAGCAGATTTTAAAGTGAAATTGTCTTACTGCTTTTGGTGGGCTTTCCGTAATCTTGG ctcTGCTGGCCAAAACCTTCaaacaagcacttatatttggGAGATAGTATTTGCTGTCGCAATATCCACCTTTGGGTTGGTTTTATTCTCGTTACTTATTGGCAATATGCAG AGATATCTGCAATCCACAACAATGAGAGTAGAAGAAATGAGAGTGAAAAGGACTGATGCAGAGCGGTGGATGTCCCACCGTATGCTCCCCGAGGAATTAAGGGTACGAGTTAGACAATACCAACAGTATAAATGGCAACTAACCAGAGGTGTTGAGGAAGAGAATCTACTtcaaagccttcctaaggacctCCGAAGGGACATAACACGCCATCTTTGCTTAAGTCTTCTCAAGAGT GTGCCAATGTTTGAAAAAATGGATAGTCAACTGTTTGATGCACTTTGTGATCGTCTCAAACCAGTTCTTCACACAGAGAAGAGCTGCATTATCCTTGAGGGGGATCCAGTGGATGAGATGCTCTTTATCATGCGAGGAAACCTGACCACTATCACTACTAATGCTGGAGAAAAAGGTAACGCCGGTGATTTGAAGGCCGGTGACTTCTGTGGAGAAGAACTTTTTGCATGGGCCTTGAATCCCCGCTCCTCTACCAGTCTTCCCACTTCAACAAGAACAGTAATAGCTCAGACAGAGGTTGAAGCCTTTGTACTAAGGGCTGCTGATTTGAAGTTCGTGGCCGCTCAGTTTCGGAATCTTCATAGCAGGCAGTTCCAGCATATTTTCAG GTTCTACTCCTTACAATGGAAGACGTGGGCAGCTCATCGCATCCAAGCAGCTTGGCGCAGGTACCATGAGAGAAAGCTTTATAAGTCTTTGCATGAAGCAGAAGACGGATTGCAAGGTGGTGTGACAGACGAAGCAGGGACCTCAAAGGTTGAACACAATGGTGAAGGCAAAGCACCAAAAAAGTTGCTACTACTGCCACAGAAGCCCGATGAACCCAATTTCAATGGTGAAGATTAA
- the LOC142615801 gene encoding putative cyclic nucleotide-gated ion channel 10 — protein sequence MDSKRLKCLRFKRFKKRKSILPVSDQQESAPRRTFIDPRRQFLLTWNKIFMLSCVISMALDPLFFYIPVIHDKDKCLDSDLTLAKIACVLRSLFDAFYVLHIIFQFRTGFTTPYSLVFGLGEPIADPVAIAKRYLSTYFLIDILSILPLPQVLVFITIPSIKTQAPLFMKLVIFSQYVPRITRICILYREETRTSGMLIQPWTGAAYNLFLYMLASHVLGAFWYLCAIEREETCWQKHCKNSTGCEDKDFYCGDYRNESFAHLYYECPFIKPDDIENTTVFNFGMFTDVLKSGMVETKDFQVKLFYCFWWGFRSLGSLGQNLQTSTSIGEMIFAIFISTFGLVLFSFLIGNMQRYLQSTSVRIEEMTQVRVERTGVERWMSHRMLPKELRARVRRYQQYKWQLTRGVEEENLLQRLPKDLRRDITRHMCLNLLKRVPMFEQMDSQLFDALCDRLKPVLHTEKSCIILEGDPVDEMLFIMRGTLTSMTAEPGYACNLKAGDFCGEELIAWALNPRSSTSLPISTRTVIAQTEVQAFALWAADLKFVASQFRHFHSKQFQHIFRFYSLQWRKWAARRIQAAWLRYHERKLYKSLYEAEDGLQDGVTDEAGTSKVEHNGERKAPKRLLLLPKKPDEPNFYYEDY from the exons ATGGATTCCAAGCGACTCAAATGCTTAAG GTTTAAAAGATTCAAAAAACGAAAAAGCATCCTTCCCGTGAGTGATCAGCAAGAGTCAGCTCCGAGGAGGACGTTTATTGATCCACGGCGTCAATTTCTACTAACttggaataaaatatttatgctCTCTTGTGTGATATCTATGGCCCTGGATCCATTGTTCTTTTACATCCCAGTGATCCATGACAAGGATAAATGCCTTGATTCCGACCTCACACTGGCCAAAATTGCTTGTGTTCTTCGTTCACTCTTTGATGCTTTCTATGTACTTCATATTATCTTTCAGTTCCGTACTGGGTTTACTACCCCTTATTCTCTAGTCTTCGGATTGGGTGAGCCGATTGCTGATCCGGTGGCTATAGCAAAAAGATACTTATCCACATACTTCCTCATTGACATTCTGTCAATTCTTCCATTACCACAG GTCCTAGTTTTTATTACCATTCCCTCAATCAAAACTCAAGCCCCATTATTCATGAAGCTCGTAATCTTCTCCCAATATGTGCCTAGAATTACTCGGATCTGTATACTATACAGGGAAGAAACAAGAACCTCCGGCATGTTAATTCAACCATGGACTGGAGCTGCTTATAATCTTTTTCTCTATATGCTAGCCAGtcat GTACTTGGAGCTTTTTGGTACTTGTGTGCCATTGAACGAGAGGAAACATGCTGGCAAAAGCACTGTAAAAACTCCACTGGTTGTGAAGATAAAGATTTTTACTGTGGAGACTACCGTAATGAAAGCTTTGCACATCTATATTATGAGTGCCCTTTTATCAAACCTGATGATATTGAAAATACAACGGTCTTCAACTTTGGAATGTTTACTGATGTTCTGAAGTCTGGTATGGTGGAAACAAAAGATTTTCAAGTGAAATTGTTTTACTGCTTTTGGTGGGGTTTTCGTAGTCTTGG CTCTCTTGGCCAAAACCTTCAAACAAGCACCAGTATTGGTGAAATGATATTTGCGATCTTCATATCTACCTTTGGGTTGGTTTTATTCTCATTCCTTATTGGCAATATGCAG AGATATCTGCAATCCACATCAGTGAGAATAGAAGAAATGACTCAAGTGAGAGTGGAAAGGACTGGTGTAGAACGGTGGATGTCCCACCGTATGCTCCCTAAGGAATTAAGGGCACGAGTTAGACGATACCAACAATATAAATGGCAACTAACCAGAGGTGTTGAGGAAGAGAATCTACTTCAAAGACTTCCTAAGGACCTCCGAAGGGACATAACACGCCATATGTGCTTAAATCTTCTCAAGAGA GTGCCAATGTTTGAACAAATGGATAGTCAACTGTTTGATGCACTTTGTGATCGTCTCAAACCAGTTCTTCACACAGAGAAGAGCTGCATTATCCTTGAGGGGGATCCAGTGGATGAGATGCTCTTTATCATGCGAGGAACCCTGACCAGTATGACTGCAGAACCTGGTTATGCTTGTAATCTGAAGGCCGGTGACTTCTGTGGAGAAGAACTTATTGCGTGGGCTTTGAATCCCCGCTCCTCTACCAGTCTTCCCATTTCAACAAGAACAGTAATAGCTCAAACAGAGGTTCAAGCCTTTGCGCTATGGGCTGCTGATTTGAAGTTTGTGGCCTCTCAGTTTCGGCATTTTCATAGCAAGCAGTTCCAGCATATTTTCAG GTTCTACTCCTTACAATGGAGAAAGTGGGCAGCTCGTCGCATCCAAGCAGCTTGGCTCAGGTACCATGAGAGAAAGCTTTATAAGTCTTTGTATGAAGCAGAAGACGGATTGCAAGATGGTGTGACAGATGAAGCAGGGACCTCAAAGGTTGAACACAATGGTGAACGCAAAGCACCAAAAAGGTTGCTGCTACTGCCAAAGAAGCCAGATGAACCCAATTTCTATTATGAAGATTATTAG